One window of Bacteroidetes bacterium GWF2_43_63 genomic DNA carries:
- a CDS encoding osmotically inducible protein OsmC, with the protein MTSKVQYVGELRTVCEHSASSSQIETDAPVDNHGKGEKFSPTDLLATSLASCMLTVMGLAGQTIGFSIDGATASVEKFMGTDPRRIVKIRIIIDFPGIEYSEKEKQIIRHAARMCPVGQSLHHDIEQEIIFNFEEK; encoded by the coding sequence ATGACCTCAAAAGTGCAATACGTAGGTGAATTAAGAACTGTTTGTGAACATTCAGCTTCTTCTTCGCAAATCGAGACAGATGCTCCGGTTGACAATCATGGAAAGGGGGAGAAATTTTCACCTACCGACCTGTTAGCCACGTCGTTGGCATCGTGTATGCTCACTGTTATGGGACTGGCCGGCCAAACCATTGGGTTCTCAATTGACGGAGCCACCGCTTCCGTTGAAAAATTTATGGGAACTGATCCTCGCAGAATAGTAAAAATCAGAATAATAATTGATTTCCCGGGTATTGAATATTCCGAAAAGGAAAAGCAGATAATTCGCCATGCCGCCAGAATGTGTCCGGTCGGACAAAGTTTGCATCATGATATCGAGCAGGAAATTATTTTTAATTTTGAGGAAAAATAA
- a CDS encoding two-component system response regulator: MEKKKGRILLVEDDRTLSTLVRDILEINKYEVVLCSNGEEGLATFKSQKFDLMLVDIMMPKMDGITMIKEIRRYDQRVPIVIISAKDMKDDKIEGFRAGADDYVVKPFSTDELLLRIDAILKRVQRAQEMLLTTTTEIIEFGNCKLDVGEQNLTIKNKTMHLTRKECDLIRLLAMKRNELLLREVALKAIWGDDDYFIGRSMDVFISRIRKYLKDDNKVEIVNVHGLGFKMMIK, translated from the coding sequence ATGGAAAAGAAAAAAGGCAGAATTCTTTTGGTCGAAGACGACCGTACTTTAAGTACACTTGTACGCGACATTCTTGAAATAAACAAGTATGAAGTTGTACTTTGCTCCAATGGCGAAGAAGGACTCGCAACATTCAAATCACAAAAATTTGACCTGATGCTGGTTGACATTATGATGCCCAAAATGGACGGAATTACAATGATTAAGGAAATACGCCGCTACGATCAGCGTGTTCCTATCGTTATTATCAGTGCCAAGGACATGAAAGACGACAAAATCGAAGGTTTCCGTGCAGGTGCCGACGATTATGTTGTGAAACCTTTCAGCACCGACGAGTTGCTTCTCCGCATCGATGCTATTCTGAAACGCGTTCAGCGCGCACAGGAAATGCTGCTCACTACCACTACAGAGATTATTGAGTTCGGTAATTGCAAACTCGATGTTGGCGAACAGAACCTGACCATTAAGAACAAAACCATGCACCTGACACGCAAAGAATGCGATCTGATTCGTTTGCTTGCCATGAAACGCAATGAACTTTTGCTTCGCGAAGTGGCTCTGAAAGCTATCTGGGGCGATGATGACTATTTCATTGGTCGCAGCATGGACGTCTTTATCAGCCGCATTCGCAAGTATCTGAAAGACGACAATAAAGTTGAAATCGTGAATGTTCACGGTCTCGGCTTTAAAATGATGATTAAGTAG